Proteins from one Streptomyces sp. NBC_00289 genomic window:
- a CDS encoding alpha/beta fold hydrolase has product MTRFVRWTALTAAAALLAVGCSGGSSDDGKSGEETGGNGASAASPSSGTSAAAPLPSSLTSQKLGWGRCGATADSPAPGSDWQCATLKVPLDWSKPGGETIGIALIRGKARGDDRIGSLLFNFGGPGASGVSTLPAYSATVSRLRERYDLVSWDPRGVAASEGLRCRGDKAIQAAEAVDATPDTPAEERAYFRDATDFGKGCQKAAGKLLGHVSTTDTARDMDLMRQVLGDRKMHYFGISYGTELGGVYAHLFPKNVGRLILDAVVDPSADTVGHAENQARGFQRALNDYLKSTGQNPEQGSQKIAGLLKRLDANPLSTSSGRKLTQTLAVTGIVLPLYSKASWPSLTSALDSADAGDGSELLTLADGYNERDASGHYGTTTHSQRVISCLDDKQRPTLAETKKLLPTFEKISPVFGGFLGWDTAGWCHDWPVAGQHDTPEVKAPGAAPVLVVGNTGDPATPYEGARRMADELGDDVGVELTWKGEGHGAYGSGSDCVDSTVNAYLLNGTVPKDGRVCS; this is encoded by the coding sequence ATGACGCGATTCGTACGGTGGACGGCCCTGACGGCCGCCGCCGCACTGCTGGCGGTGGGCTGTAGCGGCGGCTCGTCCGACGACGGCAAGAGCGGCGAGGAGACGGGCGGGAACGGCGCGTCGGCCGCCTCGCCGTCGAGCGGCACTTCCGCGGCGGCGCCCCTGCCCTCGTCGCTGACCTCGCAGAAGCTGGGCTGGGGACGCTGCGGGGCCACCGCGGACTCCCCCGCACCGGGCAGCGACTGGCAGTGCGCGACGCTCAAGGTACCGCTGGACTGGTCGAAGCCCGGCGGCGAGACCATCGGCATCGCCCTGATCCGCGGCAAGGCCCGGGGCGACGACCGCATCGGCTCGCTGCTGTTCAACTTCGGCGGCCCCGGCGCCTCGGGCGTGTCCACCCTGCCGGCGTACTCCGCGACGGTCTCGCGGCTGCGCGAGCGCTACGACCTGGTGAGCTGGGACCCGCGCGGGGTCGCGGCCAGCGAAGGGCTGCGCTGCCGTGGTGACAAGGCGATCCAGGCCGCCGAGGCGGTGGACGCCACACCGGACACCCCGGCCGAGGAGCGGGCGTACTTCCGGGACGCCACCGACTTCGGCAAGGGCTGCCAGAAGGCAGCCGGGAAGCTGCTGGGGCATGTCTCGACCACCGACACCGCCCGCGACATGGACCTGATGCGCCAGGTCCTCGGTGACCGGAAGATGCACTACTTCGGCATCTCGTACGGCACGGAGCTCGGCGGTGTGTACGCCCACCTGTTCCCGAAGAACGTGGGGCGGCTGATCCTCGACGCGGTCGTCGACCCGAGCGCCGACACGGTGGGCCACGCGGAGAACCAGGCCCGGGGTTTCCAGCGCGCGCTGAACGACTACCTCAAGTCGACCGGTCAGAACCCCGAGCAGGGTTCTCAGAAGATCGCGGGCCTGCTGAAGCGGCTCGACGCGAACCCGCTGTCCACGTCGTCCGGACGGAAGCTGACCCAGACGCTCGCGGTCACCGGTATCGTCCTGCCGCTCTACAGCAAGGCCAGCTGGCCGTCCCTGACCAGCGCCCTGGACTCGGCGGATGCCGGGGACGGTTCGGAGCTGCTGACACTCGCCGACGGATACAACGAGCGTGACGCCTCCGGCCACTACGGCACGACGACCCACTCGCAACGGGTCATATCGTGCCTGGACGACAAGCAGCGGCCGACGCTCGCCGAGACGAAGAAGCTGCTGCCGACGTTCGAGAAGATCTCACCGGTGTTCGGAGGCTTCCTGGGCTGGGACACGGCCGGCTGGTGCCACGACTGGCCGGTGGCCGGACAGCACGACACCCCGGAGGTGAAGGCGCCCGGTGCCGCACCGGTCCTGGTGGTCGGCAACACCGGCGACCCGGCGACGCCCTACGAGGGGGCCCGCAGGATGGCCGACGAGCTGGGCGACGATGTCGGCGTGGAACTCACCTGGAAGGGCGAGGGCCACGGGGCGTACGGCAGCGGGAGCGACTGCGTCGACTCCACGGTGAACGCGTATCTGCTGAACGGGACGGTGCCGAAGGACGGCAGGGTCTGCTCATGA
- the moeZ gene encoding adenylyltransferase/sulfurtransferase MoeZ, translating into MSLPPLVEPASELTVDEVRRYSRHLIIPDVGMDGQKRLKNAKVLCVGAGGLGSPALMYLAAAGVGTLGIVEFDEVDESNLQRQIIHSQADIGRSKAASARDSVLGINPYVNVVLHEERLEAENVMDIFSQYDLIVDGTDNFATRYLVNDACVLLNKPYVWGSIYRFDGQASVFWSEHGPCYRCLYPEPPPPGMVPSCAEGGVLGVLCASIGSIQVNEAIKLLAGIGEPLVGRLMIYDALEMQYRQVKVRKDPDCAVCGENPTVTELIDYEAFCGVVSEEAQEAAAGSTITPKQLKEWIDDGENIEIIDVREINEYEIVSIPGAKLIPKNEFLMGTALETLPQDKKIVLHCKTGVRSAEVLAVLKSAGFSDAVHVGGGVIGWVNQIEPEKPVY; encoded by the coding sequence GTGTCGCTGCCACCCCTGGTCGAGCCCGCTTCCGAGCTCACCGTAGACGAGGTCCGCAGGTACTCCCGCCACCTGATCATCCCCGACGTGGGGATGGACGGGCAGAAGCGGCTGAAGAACGCCAAGGTGCTCTGTGTGGGCGCCGGCGGCCTGGGCTCGCCGGCGCTGATGTACCTGGCCGCGGCGGGCGTGGGCACGCTCGGCATCGTGGAGTTCGACGAGGTCGACGAGTCGAACCTGCAGCGGCAGATCATTCACAGCCAGGCCGACATCGGCCGCTCCAAGGCCGCGTCCGCCCGCGACTCCGTCCTGGGCATCAACCCGTACGTGAACGTGGTCCTTCACGAGGAACGGCTCGAGGCCGAGAACGTGATGGACATCTTCAGCCAGTACGACCTGATCGTCGACGGCACGGACAACTTCGCGACCCGCTACCTGGTGAACGACGCCTGCGTGCTGCTGAACAAGCCGTACGTGTGGGGCTCGATCTACCGCTTCGACGGCCAGGCCTCCGTCTTCTGGTCCGAGCACGGGCCCTGCTACCGGTGCCTGTACCCGGAGCCCCCGCCGCCCGGCATGGTCCCCTCCTGCGCCGAGGGCGGCGTCCTGGGTGTGCTGTGCGCGTCCATCGGCTCCATTCAGGTCAACGAGGCGATCAAGCTCCTCGCGGGCATCGGTGAGCCGCTCGTCGGCCGCCTGATGATCTACGACGCCCTGGAGATGCAGTACCGCCAGGTCAAGGTCCGCAAGGACCCCGACTGCGCGGTCTGCGGCGAGAACCCGACCGTCACCGAGCTCATCGACTACGAGGCCTTCTGCGGCGTCGTGTCCGAGGAGGCCCAGGAGGCGGCCGCCGGCTCCACGATCACTCCCAAGCAGCTCAAGGAGTGGATCGACGACGGCGAGAACATCGAGATCATCGACGTCCGCGAGATCAACGAGTACGAGATCGTCTCGATCCCCGGCGCCAAGCTGATCCCGAAGAACGAGTTCCTCATGGGCACCGCCCTGGAGACCCTGCCGCAGGACAAGAAGATCGTCCTGCATTGCAAGACGGGTGTCCGCAGTGCGGAAGTCCTCGCCGTGCTGAAGTCCGCGGGCTTCTCGGACGCCGTGCACGTCGGCGGCGGCGTGATCGGCTGGGTCAACCAGATCGAGCCGGAGAAGCCGGTCTACTGA
- a CDS encoding spherulation-specific family 4 protein gives MPHLSSTRAGTASTDVRTRLGIPGYAHPLLAPTEWGELSRPGTPLNWVVLNVSGGGPGTRPDPHCLEAAGRLRNAGVRVLGHLDIRYGTRDVGEVVSDAHRYADWYQVDGFLLDHCPTERTALPVVRRTVATLRALRDHAHIVLGHGTHPHPGFAECADQLVTFSGSWGDYRWSQVAEWTADHPPERFCHFVHGVPRGHLDEALRIARWQGASTIWFTDRTDRDGRTDPFEAMPGYWDDIVSRIGTGVSE, from the coding sequence ATGCCGCATCTGAGCAGTACCAGAGCGGGCACCGCGAGTACCGACGTCCGCACCCGCCTGGGCATCCCCGGCTATGCGCATCCCCTCCTCGCCCCCACCGAATGGGGTGAACTCAGCCGCCCCGGCACACCTCTGAACTGGGTCGTCCTGAACGTTTCGGGCGGCGGCCCCGGCACCCGCCCCGACCCGCACTGTCTGGAGGCGGCCGGCCGGCTGCGCAACGCGGGTGTCCGCGTTCTCGGCCACCTCGACATCCGGTACGGCACCCGAGACGTCGGCGAGGTCGTCTCCGACGCGCACCGCTATGCCGACTGGTACCAGGTCGACGGCTTCCTCCTGGACCACTGCCCCACCGAGCGCACCGCGCTTCCCGTGGTCCGACGGACGGTCGCCACGCTCCGTGCGCTCCGCGACCACGCCCACATCGTGCTCGGTCACGGCACCCACCCGCATCCCGGCTTCGCCGAGTGCGCCGACCAGTTGGTCACCTTCTCCGGCTCGTGGGGCGACTACCGCTGGTCGCAGGTGGCCGAGTGGACCGCGGACCACCCGCCCGAGCGTTTCTGCCACTTCGTCCACGGCGTGCCACGGGGGCATCTGGACGAAGCGCTGCGGATCGCGCGCTGGCAGGGCGCCTCCACGATCTGGTTCACCGACCGCACCGACCGTGACGGCCGCACGGATCCCTTCGAGGCCATGCCCGGCTACTGGGACGACATCGTCTCGCGGATCGGAACGGGTGTCTCGGAATGA